The genome window AAGGCTTTGGTGAAATTGCCCGGACCAGAAGTAAGTGTTTTATCGAGTTGCTCTTTAGAACGTCGCTTTAACATCACTTCTATCCCCGCTATAGGTTCTACCGCTCGTATAAGAATAGCATCTGCTTGACCTCTGGAATTGGTAATGATATTGAATAAATGGTGGATCCCATAACAGAGATAGACATAGGCAACCCCACCTTCTTTATACATGATTTTTGTGCGCTCTGTGAATCTGCCCAGATGCGCATGACAAGCCTTATCGTCATGTCCTCGGTAGGCCTCTGTTTCTGTAATGATTCCAGAAGTCAGCTCACCATCAATTACAGAAATGATCTTTTTGCCTATCAAGTCTCTGGCAATGGCGACTACATCGTCTTGTAAATAATAGGATTGCGGTAGTTTCAACTCGTTTTTTTGTTAAATATAAAACTTGATCAGCGTACCTACTTAAGAATTAATACCATCTTAAT of Nonlabens sp. Ci31 contains these proteins:
- a CDS encoding DNA-3-methyladenine glycosylase, whose amino-acid sequence is MKLPQSYYLQDDVVAIARDLIGKKIISVIDGELTSGIITETEAYRGHDDKACHAHLGRFTERTKIMYKEGGVAYVYLCYGIHHLFNIITNSRGQADAILIRAVEPIAGIEVMLKRRSKEQLDKTLTSGPGNFTKAFGLDRSHYGADLMGNDVWIEGGDEFRFHESEITTSKRIGIDYAEEDKDLPWRFYLNSSKYISKK